In Tamandua tetradactyla isolate mTamTet1 chromosome 7, mTamTet1.pri, whole genome shotgun sequence, the following are encoded in one genomic region:
- the LLPH gene encoding protein LLP homolog codes for MAKSLRSKWKRKMRAEKRKKNAPKELSRLKNILKVDSDVLMKDVQEIATVLVPKNYPEKMQCAVEDEKDNMKMETDIKRNKKSLLDQYGQYPVWMNQRQRKRLKAKREKGKGKSKAKAAKAAKGLAW; via the exons ATGGCTAAAAGCTTACGAAGTaagtggaaaaggaaaatgcgtgctgaaaagagaaagaagaatgcaCCAAAGGAGCTGAGCAGacttaaaaatattctcaaagtAGATAGTGATGTtttaatgaaagatgttcaaGAGATAGCAACTGTGTTGGTACCTAAAAATTACCCAGAGAAAATGCAATGTGCGGTGGAAGATGAAAAAG ATAACATGAAGATGGAGACCGATattaagagaaacaaaaagagtcTACTAGACCAGTATGGACAGTACCCAGTATGGATGAACCAGAGGCAAAGAAAAAGACTGAAGGCAAAgcgagagaaaggaaaggggaaaagcaaagcaaaagcaGCGAAGGCAGCAAAGGGTTTGGCCTGGTAG